A stretch of the Argentina anserina chromosome 6, drPotAnse1.1, whole genome shotgun sequence genome encodes the following:
- the LOC126798294 gene encoding probable UDP-arabinopyranose mutase 5 isoform X2: MRTPPSLLSLSIDSALLNISNISDLSPLPDHILCDRFLKTLSAGKLNEKVLKLFVATGKDEVLSLIEALNIRQIHSPVLPTKSFKMNTTINDSEIDIVVAAINPDLTSFLDEWRPIISQFHLIIVKDPDMKQELQIPEGYNAKVYTKADITRMVGSTTSIVFSGYSCRYFGYLVSRKKYIFSIDDDCTPARNSNGELVDVVAQHIANLKTPATPFFFNTLYDPFRKGADFVRGYPFSLRSGVTCGLSCGLWLNLADLDAPTQALKPEQRNSRYVDAVMTVPVRALLPVSGINIAFDREAVGPALFPALRLAGEGKFRWETMEDIWCGMCVKVICDHLGLGVKSGMPYVWRKERGDAVQSLKKEWEGVKLMEEVVPFFQSVRLPRSAVTAEDCVVSMAKTVKEELGKVDPMFARASDAMEAWVKLWKSVGSSSGA, from the exons ATGAGAACTCCGCCTTCTCTGCTATCTCTCTCTATTGACTCAGCTCTCCTCAACATCTCTAACATCTCCGATCTCTCTCCTCTTCCTGACCACATACTCTGCGATCGCTTCTTG AAAACTCTGAGTGCTGGAAAGCTGAATGAGAAAGTCTTGAAGCTATTCGTAGCAACTGGCAAGGATGAAGTCCTTTCATTAATTGAGGCACTTAATATCCGGCAGATCCATAGCCCTGTCCTTCCTACCA AGTCTTTCAAGATGAATACAACCATCAACGATAGTGAGATTGACATTGTGGTTGCAGCAATCAACCCAGACCTGACATCATTCTTGGATGAATGGAGACCAATTATCTCTCAGTTCCATTTGATTATTGTCAAAGATCCTGATATGAAACAGGAACTCCAAATTCCAGAAGGATATAATGCAAAAGTCTATACCAAAGCTGACATAACCCGTATGGTGGGTTCTACCACCTCCATTGTCTTCTCAGGTTACTCGTGCAGGTACTTCGGTTATCTGGTATCAcggaaaaaatatattttctcaATTGATGATGACTGCACCCCAGCTAGAAACAGCAATGGTGAATTAGTAGATGTTGTTGCACAGCACATAGCCAACCTTAAAACACCAGCAACCCCTTTCTTTTTCAACACACTCTATGATCCTTTCCGTAAAGGAGCAGATTTTGTTCGTGGTTATCCATTCAGCCTGCGGAGTGGTGTTACATGCGGGCTATCCTGTGGATTGTGGCTCAATTTGGCAGACCTTGATGCACCAACTCAGGCCCTTAAGCCAGAGCAGAGGAATTCTCGGTATGTGGATGCTGTAATGACTGTTCCAGTGAGAGCCTTGCTGCCTGTAAGTGGAATCAACATCGCTTTTGATCGTGAGGCGGTTGGGCCAGCTCTGTTCCCAGCTTTGAGGTTGGCAGGAGAAGGAAAGTTTAGGTGGGAGACGATGGAAGATATATGGTGCGGCATGTGTGTGAAAGTTATATGTGATCACCTGGGTCTTGGTGTAAAAAGTGGGATGCCTTATGTATGGAGGAAAGAGCGAGGTGATGCAGTTCAAAGCTTGAAGAAAGAGTGGGAGGGGGTGAAGCTGATGGAGGAAGTGGTCCCTTTCTTTCAATCAGTTAGGTTGCCACGATCAGCAGTTACTGCTGAAGATTGTGTTGTGAGTATGGCAAAAACAGTTAAGGAGGAGCTGGGAAAGGTGGATCCTATGTTTGCTCGTGCATCAGATGCCATGGAGGCGTGGGTGAAGCTCTGGAAATCAGTGGGATCATCATCTGGAGCTTAA
- the LOC126798294 gene encoding probable UDP-arabinopyranose mutase 5 isoform X1, whose translation MNTTINDSEIDIVVAAINPDLTSFLDEWRPIISQFHLIIVKDPDMKQELQIPEGYNAKVYTKADITRMVGSTTSIVFSGYSCRYFGYLVSRKKYIFSIDDDCTPARNSNGELVDVVAQHIANLKTPATPFFFNTLYDPFRKGADFVRGYPFSLRSGVTCGLSCGLWLNLADLDAPTQALKPEQRNSRYVDAVMTVPVRALLPVSGINIAFDREAVGPALFPALRLAGEGKFRWETMEDIWCGMCVKVICDHLGLGVKSGMPYVWRKERGDAVQSLKKEWEGVKLMEEVVPFFQSVRLPRSAVTAEDCVVSMAKTVKEELGKVDPMFARASDAMEAWVKLWKSVGSSSGA comes from the coding sequence ATGAATACAACCATCAACGATAGTGAGATTGACATTGTGGTTGCAGCAATCAACCCAGACCTGACATCATTCTTGGATGAATGGAGACCAATTATCTCTCAGTTCCATTTGATTATTGTCAAAGATCCTGATATGAAACAGGAACTCCAAATTCCAGAAGGATATAATGCAAAAGTCTATACCAAAGCTGACATAACCCGTATGGTGGGTTCTACCACCTCCATTGTCTTCTCAGGTTACTCGTGCAGGTACTTCGGTTATCTGGTATCAcggaaaaaatatattttctcaATTGATGATGACTGCACCCCAGCTAGAAACAGCAATGGTGAATTAGTAGATGTTGTTGCACAGCACATAGCCAACCTTAAAACACCAGCAACCCCTTTCTTTTTCAACACACTCTATGATCCTTTCCGTAAAGGAGCAGATTTTGTTCGTGGTTATCCATTCAGCCTGCGGAGTGGTGTTACATGCGGGCTATCCTGTGGATTGTGGCTCAATTTGGCAGACCTTGATGCACCAACTCAGGCCCTTAAGCCAGAGCAGAGGAATTCTCGGTATGTGGATGCTGTAATGACTGTTCCAGTGAGAGCCTTGCTGCCTGTAAGTGGAATCAACATCGCTTTTGATCGTGAGGCGGTTGGGCCAGCTCTGTTCCCAGCTTTGAGGTTGGCAGGAGAAGGAAAGTTTAGGTGGGAGACGATGGAAGATATATGGTGCGGCATGTGTGTGAAAGTTATATGTGATCACCTGGGTCTTGGTGTAAAAAGTGGGATGCCTTATGTATGGAGGAAAGAGCGAGGTGATGCAGTTCAAAGCTTGAAGAAAGAGTGGGAGGGGGTGAAGCTGATGGAGGAAGTGGTCCCTTTCTTTCAATCAGTTAGGTTGCCACGATCAGCAGTTACTGCTGAAGATTGTGTTGTGAGTATGGCAAAAACAGTTAAGGAGGAGCTGGGAAAGGTGGATCCTATGTTTGCTCGTGCATCAGATGCCATGGAGGCGTGGGTGAAGCTCTGGAAATCAGTGGGATCATCATCTGGAGCTTAA
- the LOC126800331 gene encoding uncharacterized protein At4g13230, with the protein MASFTTKLGGIARTPTSRILSRQFQGGSHQGGRDAAQQVGNEARNAGEQVANQANDVAGKVSATAQEVSEKAKQTVQDAWGSAKDTAQKAADSVMGKAQESKEFVKENAEQVKKSMNTKGPVN; encoded by the exons ATGGCAAGCTTCACCACCAAACTAGGAGGAATTGCAAGAACTCCAACTTCTAGGATTCTTTCAAGACAGTTTCAA GGTGGTTCACATCAAGGAGGACGAGACGCAGCACAACAAGTAGGAAATGAAGCTAGGAATGCTGGTGAGCAG GTAGCAAATCAGGCCAATGATGTGGCCGGGAAGGTGTCTGCAACAGCGCAAGAAGTGAGTGAGAAAGCAAAGCAGACAGTGCAGGATGCTTGGGGCTCAGCCAAGGACACAGCGCAGAAGGCAGCCGATAGCGTCATGGGAAAG GCGCAAGAATCAAAGGAGTTTGTCAAGGAAAACGCAGAGCAGGTCAAGAAAAGCATGAACACCAAGGGTCCTGTCAATTAA